The Triticum urartu cultivar G1812 chromosome 6, Tu2.1, whole genome shotgun sequence genome includes the window CTCATGGTCAAGAAGCCTTCCGAGGCAGACCCCCACCCTCTTGTTGATAAGGTTGCTAACAATCTCCCTGGACGAAAGGCATCACCCATGAATCGTACTAGTCGGTTTGTTGTGACGGTATGAGTTGTACTTTCTACCATTCCTATTTATCTCATGATTGCGTTGGGCCTTTCCAAATGGGTTATCAAGGCCATTGATAAGTGTTGTAGGGGGTTTCTTTGGAAGTGCCAGGAAAAGGCTAATGGGGGCAACTGCCTTGATTCCCGGGAGCGAGTCCAGCGACCAACCCAATAGGGTGGTCTTAGTATTCCTAACCTTCAACATTGGGGTGGGCGCTCCGCATGCGATGGTTATGGCTGCAGAAAACTGGCGCAGATCACCCATGGTCTGGTTTGCCCGTCCTCGTTCCTCGAAATGCTCTGGCTTTGTTCTGTGTCGCTGTTGAGTCAATTGTTGGAATGGGCAGACCACTTTGTTCTTGTCTGATCGATGGCTTCAGGAGATCTCCACACCTTTTCAAGCTGATCTCCAAAAGAGCGGTCAAGCAGCACACTGTGGCTCAAGCTCTAACAGAGCGGAGATGGGTCGCAGACATCAAGGGCGCCCTTACTGTCCAAGTGCTAACTGAATACCTTCAGTTTTGGGATTAAGTGGAGGGACTGCACCTTCAACAGGATGTTCCTGATCAGCACCGTTGGCGGTTTACGCCATCGGGATTGTACTCATGCAAATCAGCATACGAGGCTTTCTTTATTGGTGCGGTCAGATTCGCCCCTTGGAAGAGAATCCGGTGGACCTGAGCTCCTTTGCACTTAAGCTATTTATTTGGCTTGCCATCAATAATCGGTGCTGGACAGTAGACCGCCTGGACAAAAGGGGGTTGCCGCACCCGGCTGCATGCCCCTTGTGCGATCAAGTTGAGGAGTCAATTCAGCACATCCTTGTATCATGCGTCTTTTCCAGGCAGGTCTGGTCTCATATTCTCCGAAGATTAGGCATAATTGCTATTGCTCCGCAACCCACCACTGGCCGGTTCTCAAGCTGGTGAGGTCAAGCTCTCATTCAAGTTTCCAAAGAACTCTTGAAAGGGCTTACCTCCTCATTGTCTTGGTGGCGTGGGAAATATGGAAGCATCGGAACGATTGCGTTTTAAATGGCGCTAGACCAAATGTTTCCGTGTTGTTGCTGACAGTTGCTAACGAGTTCGCCCTCTGGTGTTCAGTTGGAGCTTTGATGCTTCGGGGGCTTTTCTTTGGGATGCTTACCTTGGACGTTTAGGCTCGTCCTTTGTCTGATTTTGGCCGTTTTGTTTTATGTGTGGTGAGAGTTCTTATTTGTTCCTTTGGGTTGTGTTTGAGTCAACGGAGTTTCTACCCGCATCCTTGTACTTATTTCTTTCTTCTTATTGAAATGATATGCAGCTCTCCTGCGTTTCGAGAGAGAAACAAGCATCAATATTCTATTCTTTGACCCTATCACACTGAGATCTTAAAAACTCAAAATATCCTACATACAGCATTGTCTTCGACCGTAAATGAACTCCTGGCAAGTTTGACGAGCAAAGAAACCATCACTACAACTAAGAACAGTATAGCAGTCATTCAAGCACCACTTCCAACTTCCAACTTGGCTTAGTACTGATTTGTACATTATGCACCCATGATATTCGTGAGCTCATTGCCGCAGAAAAAGCTGACAACGTATATTACCACCCAAAGGTTCACTCACGATTCACCACTAGGCTATCTTGAGTGCATAGGAAATGTTTAGGAGTTTAGCTCACTATTTACCCACTTAAGACCTGACATTAAAGGAGTGTCAATGCTGCTAACTGAGTTGAAAATCACTTACTGACTGATTGGCTGCCCATCGCTCATAGTAATGTGTATATCTCTCGAGGGAATTCTTTGCCATTTCTCTTCTCCTTTCAGAATCATCAAACTATAACAGAAACGTAGAAGGAAGGAATTAGCATAAATAATTTAATGATACAATAACTTGATGTTCATGACTAGGTGAACCATTACCGCTCCTTCTTGCCTTGCTGCCTCATAACGGTTACAAGCATAAAAACCACCTGTTCTCTCCCCGTGATCTGACCATGGACCAAGACAAAGCCTGCATTAACAGCATAATGTGTCAACTATCTAAAATGACAAAAAACTATAAGCAGAAGTGTAGCAGCAATGTGATTGTGTACCAGCAGAATTCAAATTTACATGGCGGTGTGCACGTAATGTGCATGCAGCCCTGGTTTTTTTCAATAGGCCGCTTGCACTTGGGACAAGGCTTCGAATTAGCTAGTATCCTGGAAAACAGAACCAACAGGTGGTGAAGAAAGAAAAAAGGTATAGTTGCTAGTCAAAACAACTCGAAGTAAAAACATACTATATCTGCACAGATGCAGCATTCCATTGACTGAACAACAACACCATTATGTTTTTTTTAAACATAACAACACCATTATGTTAGTAAAGAAATGGGAAAAGAATAGCACAAACTAAGCAAAAAAGTCTAGGGAGTGCTCATCAGACCCTAGAAGGATACATGTTAGAAAGAACACTAGTTGGGGTGAAATGGAACAATTTAGAGAAGCCAAAAATAGAGATATGTGAGAGAAAGAAAAGGCTTCGCAGTCCAATTTGCGGATCATGTACGCCGGGTATCTACAACAAGCATTTTTGTTTAGAAACCTAATTTGGTTCAGTAAGGAAATATGACAAGTAGAATTTCAAAAGAAAAGCAAGGTAGTAACTGGTAAGCAATAGGGAAGTGGAGAGAATGAGCAAATAGTTGGTAGAGTAGACAACTTGCTAGTCCCAACTGTGCATCTTATTCCATTAGCAATTAGATATAACAAAAAAGATGGTTAAAGACCAGATGGGCCGGTATACATGTTACACAAACATACCCATGTCAAAGCTTGCCACACTTGGAAATCAGAGATAGTAATACTTCATTGACATGACCATGCTCATGCTGTTGGACAGACAATGCGAAATTTGGGAGAAGACGTACCAGTTCATATTCTCGGATTCCGCACTATTCTTGAGAATCCATTTGGAAACTGTGGAACAGTCTACAGGGCGATGAGCTTCCTCCGTGCACTGAAAAAAAATCACACGGCTTCTTAATTCTAAGCTAGACCGAACATATCACAAATAAGCTACAGCCAGAAATACTCACGTTCCAACAGAACCCGTAAGAACAGCCACAAGAAACATCATAGCTGCCACTGCCAACGACAAATTCCACAGCATACTCGCAGCCAGGAGCAGGACACCATTTTGTCTGTTCAACATAAATGACACAGTGATAATTTAGTGCAAATCAGAAGGTGATAGTAGACAGCAGTAAAATGCACAAGACATTTAAGCAATTTTTTTTCAGTTATCAGCTACCAACAAGAAATTCTGATATATAAAATCAAATACAAAGAAAAGAATAGGTGCCAGAACAAAGGATTGTGCAATGCCAAATTCTGAATCCTTTGGCCAGATGTGGCCGTCACCATCCTTCCCTAACTGAGCAGCACTTGGTGCTCGGAAAAGAAATTTTGAATTCAGATAAAATTCAGAAAGATATGGACTTACTTTTCTATTATCTTCAATGTAAGATCTGCAAAGATATCGTTCATACTTCCCCTTATCCTCGTCACTAGCGAATAAATTAACCATATCTTGTCCAACAGCAGCAGAACAGGATGGATCAGGACATCTCAACATCAAACATCCTGGACCATCATTTATAGCTGTGCTAATATAGCCTGTCAATGAAACAAAAATTTAATCAGCACCAACTGAACATTAAAGCTAAAATCTTCGAACATTGCATTTAATTACAAGAAAAAGGTTATATTAGAAGATGTAAGATAAACTGAAAGCATTCCATGAAACGATGGAACAAAAACTCAAATTGTTCTGAAATGATAAAATTGAAACACAGGGGCATATAGACTAAATGGTTCACAAAGTATGCAAAAAAACTAAAAAGGAACCAAATTGCAAGAGGAGAATAAGGATGGCATCATGTTGAAACACTGGAAAACTGATATTTGTCTTTGGACATGACATTTGGTTTTGTTATGAGTTATTCTAGATTTCTAGTTAAGTGACCAAAGAAAAATATAGAATGTTAAATTGGAAATCTATGGACTTTTTATCTACTCAATTTCAAAATGGTTCAAACAGGTAATAATATACTATCCAATATAGAACTCCAAATGGCTAGATCCTAGAGCATTCAAATACAGCATTTATGCCCAACAAGTGATATTATTGCATATAAGAAATGAGAACCACAAAAAAAATGTTATCAATTTGGAGGGGCATGGTCAATGTTGTGCAACAATAACACTGCAGGCTTGCAACCTATCAGGAAAAAGCATAATACATTTGTTTGTGTTCACGCTATAGGAAAAAGCATAATACATTTGTTTGTGTTCACGCATGACTATAAATTTCCACCAATGCTTCTTTCAGAAAAACATATTCAGGAACACACTGATTGAGGAAGATATGCTCACATGCAGCTACGGTAAACATCTATGTGTTCAGTCAGAAGAAAAATCAAGGGTAACTTAATAGATAGTTAGGCACACTTGGTCCATCACCAAGCGTATTCATGGCACAATTATCTAGGCAAGGGCAGTGTAAAGTATGACCATCCAAAGCAAGGGGATAACAAGAGAACGAACCTCTCCAACATACACCACAGAAAGGATGCCCACATGAAGCAGCACCCATTGACTCACGTGGACAACTTTCGAAGCAAATCCCACACGTAAGCTGTTAAAAGATAGATAAGTAATGTAAGAAGTGGAGTTTATATGCACATGACCTACATGTACGGGAATGTTTTCATTAGCATGTCTAGTCTAGAACATAAAAGGGTGCAAGTCCATCCCTTTGCCACAAGCATTCAAAATAACAAGCCTACTGTTCAACATTTTCTCCAGCAAAATACAGGTTACCAGGCAGGTCATACTAACTCCACGGGTTACAAAATATACAGGCAATCCAATAATATAAACGTCAACTAGAAGAAAACTATATTGTCCAAAGGGGGGAATAAGCTTGGGCAACAgagcaaaaataaaaaaatagtgAGCCTTACTTCTCTTTCATTTGGCATTTCGTTTTGCTTCTCCGGTAAACCAACGGCAGTACGAACTCGTGCTTCATCAACAAACCACTCGTCATGCACCTTACTAACGCTCCTGCAAGAAGAAACTTTATAATGCCTTTACAGAAAAGAAATATTGCGAGCAACATAAATTAAATATCACCGCCTACAGAAGCTGTCACAAAAAAGAAGGTACAAGCAGCGCTGCCATCGAGAAGGAAGGGCCAaagaagtactccctccgtcccaaaataagtgtcttgatcttagtacaaatttgtactggagctagtacaaagttgagacacttattttgggacggagggagtatgatccTAATATAGCAGTATCTCATTCGCCTGCACCTATTTTGTGCTTAAGCTTGGACAAAAATAACTATTTAAGCATGCAACTACCATGCCAGAAGTAATGATGCCTATTACCAGTTATAACTGCGAAGAAGGGCGCAAGCTTCTGATTTCGAAATTGAAAGAACAGTTGAAACCCGATTCATGTCATCTGCTTGATGTTGCTTTATGTCAGTTTCACTCAGTACACTGTAGTTTTGCTGGAATATAAACAAGAAAATAGTAGTAAGATAAACATAGATATAAGGTGAAATGAACGCCTAAGAACCACATAAGCTTAGTACGGCCAGTTCATCGCTAGATTAAATGGAGAGAAAGAAAGTTAATCTTGGTCAAAACAGCATGTAGTTAGTAAATAAAAAATCCTTTCGTGGTAAAATCTGACTATTTAACAGGTACATACACCAAAAATCACCAACTCATGGAGTA containing:
- the LOC125513202 gene encoding probable E3 ubiquitin-protein ligase ARI8, translated to MDSEDDTRDSADEDFYSGGEAGLALSDDGDADYDFADRDSDDSDDLISHRQQQNYSVLSETDIKQHQADDMNRVSTVLSISKSEACALLRSYNWSVSKVHDEWFVDEARVRTAVGLPEKQNEMPNERELTCGICFESCPRESMGAASCGHPFCGVCWRGYISTAINDGPGCLMLRCPDPSCSAAVGQDMVNLFASDEDKGKYERYLCRSYIEDNRKTKWCPAPGCEYAVEFVVGSGSYDVSCGCSYGFCWNCTEEAHRPVDCSTVSKWILKNSAESENMNWILANSKPCPKCKRPIEKNQGCMHITCTPPCKFEFCWLCLGPWSDHGERTGGFYACNRYEAARQEGAFDDSERRREMAKNSLERYTHYYERWAANQSSRQKALGDLQSLQNDKLEKLSDIQSQPESQLKFIIEAWLQIVECRRVLKWTYAYGYYLPDHEHAKRQFFEYVQGEAESGLERLHQCAEKELQIYLDADCPSKDFNDFRTKLAGLTSVTRNYFENLVRALESGLNDVGAHSGQGACSKAVSSKNLGGKSKSGKNKAPVGASKSGSSTRGMDDGNIWACDQCTFANPRSARSCQVCDHQQHR